Proteins from a single region of Amycolatopsis sp. CA-230715:
- the bcp gene encoding thioredoxin-dependent thiol peroxidase — protein sequence MTEQQRLSEGDKAPGFTLPDSTGAEVSLSDFQGEHVVVYFYPAAGTPGCTKQACDFRDSLAQLNGAGYRVLGISPDKPEKLAKFVEAEGLTFPLLSDQEKTVLTEWGAFGEKKNYGRIVQGVIRSTFVVGPDGKIVKAQYNVRATGHVAKLLRDLNLAS from the coding sequence ATGACCGAGCAGCAGCGGCTTTCCGAAGGCGACAAGGCACCAGGGTTCACCCTGCCGGACAGCACGGGCGCGGAGGTGTCCCTGTCCGATTTCCAGGGCGAGCACGTGGTCGTGTACTTCTACCCGGCGGCGGGCACCCCGGGGTGCACCAAGCAGGCGTGCGATTTCCGGGACAGCCTCGCCCAGCTCAACGGCGCCGGGTACCGGGTGCTGGGCATCTCGCCCGACAAGCCGGAGAAGCTCGCGAAGTTCGTCGAGGCGGAGGGGCTGACCTTCCCGCTGCTGTCCGACCAGGAGAAGACCGTGCTCACCGAGTGGGGCGCGTTCGGGGAGAAGAAGAACTACGGCCGGATCGTGCAGGGCGTGATCCGCTCGACCTTCGTCGTCGGCCCCGACGGCAAGATCGTCAAGGCGCAGTACAACGTGCGCGCCACCGGCCACGTGGCGAAACTGCTCAGGGACCTCAACCTGGCCTCGTGA
- a CDS encoding phospholipase A2 has protein sequence MTAPADAAPQPVRRARRRLSTSAWLLVLLVVVGAFGLIASRSAPEPDRGPLTGGPLAAQHAVEQLLQPGAAPTALAQLPADFTQVTGVRPGSERALDGTVRAVHTDGGCSTPWGDDGTTWNFTVPCKAHDLGYDLLRYAERQGHPLGPEMRAGLDSRLSADMRATCGINPQGAQTACEAVASVFTAGLVLNSWHQRWGPPTGEPIGPMLAGVAVIGCLLVFRLRGWLRHRHTAPVARVRPARAAAGPISPYAVLAVVSLVVLVLGESALALASWAGADPGVLWPLTWLAQLAPLFYFAGGQANAAGWRGVVATGGGYRQYLAHRASWLLRPALVFVVVALVMPLALELLGIPDGTNATVMRIALHPLWLLGVYLLTVIATPPMLALHRKAAVATAAGLLALVVLAELAASWLSSPVPHYGAALGLALLAQQLAFRRAPVPRKLLVAGVVAGLTGLVLYTAFSSGTATLLGDPAEPPALSAAVPPVLLLGLVQVCLVRLFGAKAWSVLNTGAAARVARFALRAPMSLYLGFLAAMLLLVTIVYLPGRLEDDLAWLLQPKPLVALALLAAPAGLVFWWFERHHDGRLPSHREAVLPSGPFGPSLARAATALGICYATVGVFGFALTRFDEQAVSLLGLHFGPIQNLVQLLLGVFLLHAARAGLSAMASTWLVTALACVPALLSAGDGLPGEAAGGAVLAAVHGGTALFAIAAAGTAVWRARTVARVA, from the coding sequence ATGACCGCGCCAGCCGACGCAGCCCCGCAACCCGTGCGCCGAGCGAGGCGGCGGCTGTCCACGTCGGCTTGGCTGCTGGTGCTGCTGGTGGTGGTCGGCGCGTTCGGCCTGATCGCTTCACGGTCCGCCCCCGAGCCCGACCGCGGGCCCCTCACCGGCGGCCCGCTCGCCGCGCAGCACGCGGTGGAACAGCTGCTCCAGCCGGGCGCGGCGCCCACCGCGCTCGCCCAGCTTCCCGCCGACTTCACGCAGGTCACCGGCGTCCGGCCGGGGTCGGAGCGCGCGCTGGACGGCACCGTGCGCGCGGTGCACACCGACGGCGGTTGCTCGACGCCGTGGGGCGACGACGGCACGACGTGGAACTTCACCGTGCCGTGCAAGGCGCACGACCTCGGCTACGACCTGCTCCGCTACGCCGAACGGCAGGGCCACCCGCTCGGCCCCGAAATGCGGGCGGGGCTCGACAGCAGGTTGTCCGCGGACATGCGCGCCACGTGCGGGATCAACCCGCAGGGCGCGCAGACTGCCTGCGAAGCGGTCGCGTCGGTGTTCACCGCGGGGCTCGTGCTGAACTCGTGGCACCAGCGCTGGGGGCCGCCCACCGGCGAGCCGATCGGGCCGATGCTCGCCGGCGTCGCGGTGATCGGCTGCCTGCTGGTGTTCCGCCTGCGGGGCTGGCTGCGGCACCGGCACACGGCACCGGTCGCGCGGGTGCGACCGGCCAGGGCCGCCGCGGGCCCGATCAGCCCGTACGCCGTGCTCGCGGTCGTCAGCTTGGTCGTGCTGGTGCTCGGCGAATCCGCGCTAGCGCTGGCCAGCTGGGCGGGGGCGGATCCCGGCGTGCTGTGGCCGCTGACCTGGCTCGCGCAGCTCGCACCGTTGTTCTACTTCGCCGGAGGGCAGGCGAACGCGGCGGGCTGGCGCGGCGTCGTGGCCACCGGCGGCGGGTACCGCCAGTACCTCGCGCACCGGGCGAGCTGGCTGCTGCGGCCCGCGCTCGTGTTCGTGGTGGTGGCGCTCGTGATGCCGCTCGCGCTCGAACTGCTCGGCATCCCCGACGGCACCAACGCCACCGTGATGCGGATCGCGCTGCACCCGTTGTGGCTGCTCGGGGTCTACCTGCTGACCGTGATCGCCACGCCGCCGATGCTCGCGCTGCACCGGAAGGCCGCGGTCGCCACGGCGGCCGGTCTGCTCGCGCTCGTCGTGCTCGCCGAGCTGGCGGCGAGCTGGCTCTCGTCACCGGTGCCCCACTACGGCGCGGCACTCGGCCTCGCGCTGTTGGCTCAGCAGCTCGCCTTCCGCCGCGCGCCGGTGCCGCGGAAACTGCTCGTCGCGGGCGTCGTCGCCGGGCTGACCGGCCTCGTGCTGTACACCGCGTTCTCCAGCGGCACCGCGACCCTGCTCGGCGACCCGGCCGAGCCGCCAGCGCTGTCCGCCGCGGTTCCCCCGGTGCTGCTGCTCGGGCTCGTGCAGGTGTGCCTCGTCCGGCTCTTCGGCGCCAAGGCGTGGTCCGTGCTGAACACCGGCGCCGCCGCCCGCGTCGCCAGGTTCGCGCTGCGGGCGCCGATGAGCCTGTACCTCGGTTTCCTCGCCGCGATGCTGCTGCTCGTGACGATCGTGTACCTGCCAGGACGGCTCGAGGACGACCTCGCCTGGCTGCTCCAGCCGAAACCGCTCGTCGCCCTGGCACTGCTCGCGGCACCGGCCGGGCTCGTGTTCTGGTGGTTCGAACGCCACCACGACGGGAGGCTGCCGTCGCACCGCGAGGCGGTGCTGCCCTCCGGCCCGTTCGGGCCGTCGCTCGCCCGCGCGGCCACCGCGCTCGGCATCTGCTACGCCACCGTCGGCGTGTTCGGATTCGCGCTGACCAGGTTCGACGAGCAGGCGGTCAGCCTGCTCGGGCTGCACTTCGGCCCGATCCAGAACCTCGTCCAGCTGCTGCTCGGCGTGTTCCTGCTGCATGCGGCACGGGCCGGGCTCAGCGCCATGGCGAGCACCTGGCTGGTGACCGCGCTCGCGTGCGTCCCCGCGCTGCTCAGCGCTGGTGACGGGCTACCGGGCGAGGCGGCGGGAGGCGCCGTGCTCGCCGCCGTGCACGGCGGCACCGCCCTGTTCGCGATCGCCGCCGCGGGCACCGCCGTCTGGCGGGCGAGGACGGTCGCCAGAGTGGCGTGA
- a CDS encoding TetR/AcrR family transcriptional regulator: MPRAEREQQMIAIAEEVFSERGYVAASMDEIAERVGVSKPMLYEYFNSKEGLLLACIGQSRAELRRVTEQAVVGASTAEEALRRGLGAFFSFIRERRESWSLLRHEMALIGTPAADGIEETRRQQTDLIAALMSTYFDDGPSSAVEAAAEVVVGACERLAIWCERHDEVTPEQATEYAMDLLWGGLARRVPAPSGERP; this comes from the coding sequence ATGCCGAGGGCCGAGCGTGAGCAGCAGATGATCGCGATCGCGGAGGAGGTGTTCTCCGAACGCGGGTACGTCGCGGCGTCGATGGACGAGATCGCCGAGCGGGTCGGCGTGTCGAAACCGATGCTGTACGAGTACTTCAACTCGAAGGAGGGCCTGCTCCTCGCGTGCATCGGCCAGTCACGGGCCGAACTGCGGCGGGTGACCGAGCAGGCGGTGGTCGGGGCGTCGACCGCCGAGGAGGCCCTCCGCCGCGGGCTCGGCGCGTTCTTCTCGTTCATCAGGGAGCGCCGCGAGTCGTGGTCCCTGCTCCGCCACGAGATGGCCCTGATCGGCACGCCCGCGGCGGACGGCATCGAGGAGACGCGGCGGCAGCAGACCGATCTCATCGCGGCGCTCATGTCGACTTATTTCGACGACGGCCCCTCGTCCGCGGTGGAAGCGGCCGCGGAAGTGGTCGTCGGAGCGTGCGAACGACTGGCCATCTGGTGCGAACGACACGACGAAGTGACCCCCGAACAGGCGACGGAGTACGCGATGGACCTGCTCTGGGGAGGCCTCGCGCGGCGCGTTCCGGCACCATCGGGTGAACGCCCGTGA
- a CDS encoding BTAD domain-containing putative transcriptional regulator, protein MLRARRQRVGLTQAELARRAGVSVRTVRHVERGDVSVRADSSQRLADVVGLGAATRPPGFRLAVLGSLEVTRDGQRVPIRAAKHRALLAVLALGANTVVRREEIVDVLWGESPPQSCANLVHTYVSALRRALGSPGRIASVQGGYRLLVDATEFDLLRFDQLAATARSLEDERPAEAMAAYAEAVRCWRAPLLADLPDAVRGHPVTAVVTNRRVGTVLRYADLALRQQRGGEVVEQLTMLANEEPLHEDVHARLMLALAASGRQAAALRLFGVLRRRLDEELGVEPGREIRAAYERIIQGAEKPPEGAGRPPVPAQLLADVGGFVGHAAALGQLDSVLGEVSAGRRGTMAVAMIVGTPGVGKTSVAVHWAHRVRDRFPDGQLHVNLRGYAKASPMRPIEALARFLAALGVPPHRVPAEVDEAAGLFRSLLADRRVLVLLDNACTAEQVRPLLPGGAGNLVLVTSRDRLGGLVATEGARSIVLDVLEPAESRSLLEDLLGAERAEAEPEAVVELAAACAHLPLALRIAGANLAASQGGVGEYVRAMRSNGRLRELAIGDDTAVRAAFDLSYHRLGERARRLFRLLGSVPGPDFTIPAAAALLGSDVATARSLVGALAEAHLVQRVPGERYQFHDLLREYAVSLVDEHGGDPTALDGLYQYYLRAAGSAAETVYPTTARIPARDEPARAVRLTEEEAIAWLDAERPNLCAAAVSAAANGRHRYAWLLASTLREYFRMRGFNSDGLAVGHAALAAAREKADRAAEAAAYDMLGLLYYNLSDYRRSFEMHTDALALRRGSGDRFGEAASLHCLGRVLSHFGRPAEQARHHESALELNRELGDARGEAESLNYLGVALLKVGDPRGAGRYAGRALALSGRIGDRELQAKVLHNLGVIRRETGTPAEAMNCFVECGSLFTALGDRHGEAGTAVCLAEALCDAGRYAEADERAWFAVRLGQELGERRQEVGGRDVLGVVRLRTGRAREARAHFEEALGLSREVEFGYGLWTAELGLSEACRADGRHAEALERVRRAVEDMHEAGARLLDVRADVELAWCHTGFGDLERAEEFARRAERDAHERGQRLMGARASNVLGHVLARKGEHAAARAAWQAALVIFAEAGAPEADQVRNLLT, encoded by the coding sequence ATGCTGCGCGCTCGGCGTCAGCGAGTGGGGTTGACGCAGGCGGAACTGGCACGGCGTGCCGGGGTCAGCGTGCGCACGGTCCGTCACGTGGAGCGGGGAGACGTCTCGGTGCGCGCCGATTCGTCGCAGCGCCTCGCGGACGTCGTCGGCCTCGGCGCCGCCACGCGCCCGCCGGGGTTCCGGCTCGCCGTGCTCGGCTCGCTGGAGGTGACGCGGGACGGCCAGCGCGTGCCGATCCGCGCCGCGAAGCACCGCGCGCTGCTCGCCGTGCTCGCGCTCGGCGCCAACACGGTGGTCCGGCGCGAGGAGATCGTCGACGTGCTGTGGGGCGAGTCGCCGCCGCAGAGCTGCGCGAACCTCGTGCACACCTACGTTTCCGCGCTGCGGCGGGCGCTGGGTTCGCCGGGGCGGATCGCTTCAGTGCAGGGCGGGTACCGCCTGCTCGTCGACGCGACCGAGTTCGACCTCCTGCGGTTCGACCAGCTCGCCGCGACCGCGCGGAGCCTGGAGGACGAGCGGCCGGCGGAGGCGATGGCCGCCTACGCCGAGGCGGTGCGGTGCTGGCGCGCGCCGTTGCTCGCCGACCTCCCCGACGCCGTGCGCGGCCACCCGGTGACCGCGGTCGTGACGAACCGCCGCGTCGGCACGGTGCTGCGGTACGCGGACCTCGCGTTGCGGCAACAGCGCGGCGGCGAGGTCGTCGAGCAGCTGACCATGCTCGCCAACGAGGAGCCGCTGCACGAGGACGTGCACGCGCGGCTGATGCTCGCGCTGGCCGCGTCGGGCCGCCAAGCCGCCGCGCTGCGCCTGTTCGGCGTGCTCCGCCGCAGGCTCGACGAGGAGCTCGGGGTCGAACCGGGCAGGGAGATCCGCGCCGCGTACGAACGGATCATCCAGGGGGCCGAGAAGCCGCCCGAGGGTGCGGGGAGGCCGCCGGTGCCCGCCCAGCTGCTCGCGGACGTCGGCGGGTTCGTCGGGCACGCCGCCGCGCTCGGGCAGCTCGATTCGGTGCTCGGGGAGGTTTCGGCGGGGCGGCGGGGCACCATGGCCGTCGCGATGATCGTGGGGACACCGGGGGTCGGGAAGACCTCCGTCGCGGTGCACTGGGCCCATCGCGTGCGGGACCGCTTTCCCGACGGCCAGCTGCACGTCAATCTGCGCGGTTACGCGAAGGCGTCGCCGATGCGGCCGATCGAGGCGCTCGCGCGGTTCCTCGCCGCACTCGGCGTTCCGCCGCACCGCGTACCGGCCGAAGTGGACGAGGCGGCCGGGCTGTTCCGGTCGCTGCTGGCCGATCGGCGGGTGCTCGTCCTGCTCGACAACGCCTGCACCGCTGAGCAGGTTCGGCCGCTGCTGCCCGGCGGCGCGGGCAATCTGGTGCTGGTCACCAGCCGTGACCGGCTCGGCGGGCTGGTCGCGACCGAGGGCGCCCGTTCGATCGTGCTGGACGTGCTGGAGCCTGCCGAATCCCGCTCACTGCTCGAAGACCTGCTCGGCGCCGAACGGGCCGAGGCGGAACCGGAGGCCGTCGTCGAGCTCGCGGCCGCCTGCGCGCACTTACCGCTCGCGCTGCGGATCGCGGGCGCGAACCTCGCGGCGAGCCAGGGCGGGGTCGGCGAGTACGTGCGGGCGATGCGGTCGAACGGGCGGCTGCGCGAGCTGGCGATCGGTGACGACACCGCGGTCCGTGCCGCGTTCGACCTGTCCTACCACCGGCTCGGCGAGCGGGCCCGTCGGCTGTTCCGGCTGCTCGGATCGGTTCCCGGCCCCGATTTCACGATCCCGGCGGCCGCCGCGCTGCTCGGTTCGGACGTGGCGACGGCGCGCTCGCTCGTCGGCGCGCTCGCCGAAGCCCATCTCGTCCAGCGGGTGCCCGGCGAGCGCTACCAGTTCCACGATCTGCTGCGCGAATACGCCGTTTCGCTCGTGGACGAGCACGGCGGCGACCCGACCGCGCTCGATGGTCTGTACCAGTACTACCTCCGTGCCGCGGGGAGCGCGGCCGAGACGGTTTACCCGACCACAGCGCGGATCCCGGCACGCGACGAACCGGCTCGCGCGGTCCGGTTGACCGAGGAGGAGGCGATCGCCTGGCTCGACGCGGAGCGGCCGAACCTGTGCGCCGCCGCGGTGTCCGCGGCCGCGAACGGCAGGCACCGCTACGCCTGGCTCCTCGCGAGCACCCTGCGCGAGTACTTCCGGATGCGCGGGTTCAACAGCGACGGGCTGGCCGTGGGGCATGCCGCGCTCGCCGCGGCGAGGGAAAAGGCGGACCGCGCGGCGGAAGCGGCCGCCTACGACATGCTCGGCCTGCTGTACTACAACCTCAGCGACTACCGGCGTTCGTTCGAGATGCACACGGACGCGCTCGCGTTGCGGCGCGGCAGCGGCGACCGCTTCGGCGAGGCCGCTTCCCTGCACTGCCTCGGCAGGGTGCTTTCCCATTTCGGCAGGCCGGCCGAACAGGCCAGGCACCACGAATCCGCGCTCGAACTGAACCGGGAACTCGGCGACGCGCGAGGCGAGGCGGAGTCGCTGAACTACCTCGGCGTCGCGCTCCTCAAGGTGGGGGACCCGCGCGGTGCCGGGCGGTACGCGGGGCGCGCGCTGGCGTTGAGCGGGCGCATCGGCGACCGGGAACTGCAGGCGAAGGTACTGCACAATCTCGGGGTCATCCGCAGGGAAACCGGGACGCCCGCCGAGGCGATGAACTGTTTCGTCGAATGCGGTTCGCTCTTCACCGCGCTCGGGGACCGGCACGGCGAAGCGGGCACGGCGGTGTGCCTCGCCGAGGCGCTGTGCGACGCGGGCCGCTACGCCGAGGCCGACGAGCGCGCTTGGTTCGCGGTGCGGCTCGGGCAGGAACTCGGCGAGCGGCGGCAAGAAGTCGGCGGCCGCGACGTGCTCGGTGTCGTGCGGCTTCGCACCGGTCGTGCTCGCGAGGCGCGCGCGCATTTCGAAGAAGCGTTGGGGTTGAGCCGAGAAGTCGAATTCGGGTACGGGCTTTGGACCGCCGAACTGGGGCTGTCGGAGGCGTGCCGTGCGGACGGGCGGCACGCGGAAGCGCTCGAACGGGTGCGGCGGGCGGTCGAGGACATGCACGAGGCCGGGGCGCGCCTGCTCGACGTGCGGGCCGATGTCGAACTGGCCTGGTGCCACACCGGGTTCGGCGATCTCGAACGCGCCGAGGAGTTCGCCCGGCGTGCGGAGCGCGACGCGCACGAGCGGGGTCAGCGGCTGATGGGCGCCCGCGCGTCGAACGTGCTCGGGCACGTCCTCGCGAGGAAGGGCGAGCACGCCGCGGCGCGCGCGGCGTGGCAGGCGGCGCTGGTGATCTTCGCGGAAGCCGGTGCGCCCGAAGCGGACCAGGTCCGGAACCTGCTCACCTAG
- a CDS encoding helix-turn-helix transcriptional regulator: protein MRIDGDTYQRILGEELRKLRRKRGWTRKELNEHLQSEISLQTLATYELGTRQCSVVRLVELCVAMDELPQDLLAKVHRRVFTDEPGRLRIDLAKVVADRQPELVPLRRWAQDRLRTHPDPGSGDIQLDASAIERMAELCGITASDLATRLRAL, encoded by the coding sequence GTGCGCATCGACGGCGACACCTACCAGCGGATCCTCGGGGAGGAGCTCCGCAAGCTGCGCCGCAAGCGCGGCTGGACACGTAAGGAGCTCAACGAGCACCTGCAGAGCGAGATCTCGCTGCAGACACTCGCCACCTACGAACTCGGCACCCGCCAGTGCTCGGTCGTCCGGCTCGTCGAGCTGTGCGTCGCGATGGACGAACTGCCGCAGGACCTGCTGGCGAAGGTGCACCGGCGGGTCTTCACCGACGAGCCCGGCAGGCTCAGGATCGACCTCGCGAAGGTAGTGGCCGACCGCCAGCCCGAACTGGTCCCGCTGCGCCGGTGGGCGCAGGACCGGCTGCGGACCCATCCCGACCCCGGCTCCGGCGACATCCAGCTCGACGCCAGCGCGATCGAGCGGATGGCCGAACTGTGCGGCATCACCGCGTCCGACCTCGCCACCCGCCTCCGCGCCCTCTGA
- a CDS encoding LCP family protein, with the protein MDHPPRDGHGGPRQGRPSRPWQDGPQNPPPRTRYSQAPGPAPRGEPPRRRPAPPSRAGGQRATGAEPPRRPAPPRAKPAPPPPPRRNRWRGAKIALAFVSVVVMGLTGYAWAAMQGLVSGLSTTDVINSEGGGDKPADGARDILLVGLDSRTDAQGNPLSKELLDQLRAGASDGELNTDTLIFVHIPNDGGKAVAISLPRDSYVEIPGYGKHKINSAYARAKNTAFNELKSKGVNDPKELELQSNQAGAKELISTVEKLTGSTIDNYAAINLLGFSDVTQAIGGVDVCLNENVNDSYSGAKFKAGPQTVQGADALAFVRQRHGLPRGDLDRVVRQQVFMAGLAKKVLSAGTLTDPSKLSSLTSAIQKSVVLNQGWDIFSFAQQLKGLTGGQLEFRTIPVVNMDYSTPSDGSAIQVDPAQVHNFVQGLTGPPPGEQKPPEADPGAAKGVTADVRNATKKDGLAAGVSQTLTGKGFTAGDTSTTASRKTSVIQYAAGGQAAAQAASAALNGIRIEQDTSVLKGHLTVVLGADYAGGGADGAMAAKPSPASQSSPSSQAAQQAPTPEPNKPITADGVTCVN; encoded by the coding sequence GTGGACCACCCACCGCGCGACGGCCATGGAGGGCCCCGCCAGGGGCGCCCCTCCCGGCCCTGGCAGGACGGTCCGCAGAACCCCCCACCCCGCACCCGGTACTCGCAGGCACCCGGCCCGGCTCCCCGCGGCGAGCCACCGCGGAGACGCCCCGCCCCGCCGTCTCGCGCGGGTGGCCAGCGCGCCACCGGTGCCGAACCGCCCCGCCGCCCGGCACCGCCCCGCGCCAAACCCGCTCCGCCGCCACCGCCGCGCCGGAACCGCTGGCGCGGCGCCAAGATCGCGCTCGCGTTCGTCTCGGTCGTCGTCATGGGCCTCACCGGTTACGCGTGGGCCGCGATGCAGGGCCTGGTCAGCGGGCTGAGCACGACCGACGTGATCAACTCGGAAGGCGGCGGCGACAAACCGGCCGACGGCGCGCGGGACATCCTGCTGGTCGGCCTCGACAGCCGCACGGACGCGCAGGGCAACCCGCTGTCCAAGGAACTGCTCGACCAGCTGCGGGCCGGTGCCTCCGACGGCGAGCTGAACACCGACACCCTGATCTTCGTGCACATCCCGAACGACGGCGGCAAGGCCGTCGCGATCTCGCTGCCGCGCGACTCCTACGTCGAGATCCCCGGCTACGGCAAGCACAAGATCAACTCGGCCTACGCCCGCGCGAAGAACACCGCGTTCAACGAGCTGAAGTCGAAGGGCGTCAACGATCCCAAGGAACTGGAGCTGCAGAGCAACCAGGCGGGCGCGAAGGAGCTCATCTCGACCGTCGAAAAGCTCACCGGCTCGACGATCGACAACTACGCGGCGATCAACCTGCTCGGCTTCAGCGACGTCACGCAGGCCATCGGCGGTGTCGACGTCTGCCTCAACGAGAACGTGAACGACTCGTACTCCGGCGCGAAGTTCAAGGCGGGCCCGCAGACCGTGCAGGGCGCCGACGCGCTCGCGTTCGTCCGGCAGCGGCACGGCCTCCCCCGCGGCGACCTCGACCGGGTCGTGCGCCAGCAGGTGTTCATGGCGGGGCTGGCGAAGAAGGTGCTCTCCGCGGGCACGCTGACCGACCCGTCGAAGCTCAGCTCGCTGACCTCGGCCATCCAGAAGTCCGTCGTGCTCAACCAGGGCTGGGACATCTTCAGCTTCGCCCAGCAGCTCAAGGGCCTCACCGGCGGGCAGCTGGAGTTCCGCACCATCCCGGTGGTCAACATGGACTACAGCACCCCCAGCGACGGTTCGGCGATCCAGGTCGACCCGGCCCAGGTGCACAACTTCGTGCAGGGCCTCACCGGCCCGCCGCCCGGCGAGCAGAAGCCGCCCGAGGCGGACCCCGGCGCGGCCAAGGGCGTCACCGCGGACGTGCGCAACGCCACCAAGAAGGACGGGCTGGCGGCCGGCGTCTCGCAGACGTTGACCGGCAAGGGCTTCACCGCGGGCGACACGTCGACCACGGCTTCGCGCAAGACCAGCGTCATCCAGTACGCCGCCGGCGGGCAGGCCGCGGCGCAGGCCGCCTCGGCCGCGCTCAACGGGATCCGCATCGAGCAGGACACCTCGGTGCTCAAGGGCCACCTCACGGTGGTGCTCGGCGCCGACTACGCCGGTGGCGGCGCGGACGGCGCCATGGCCGCGAAGCCGTCACCCGCGTCGCAGTCCTCCCCGTCGTCGCAGGCCGCGCAGCAGGCTCCGACCCCCGAGCCGAACAAGCCGATCACCGCCGACGGGGTCACCTGCGTCAACTGA
- a CDS encoding DUF3618 domain-containing protein codes for MARDPETIEREIEKARDALASTLDQLGTKASPKRLADSAKTSVLAKLEEPKVKYPLIGIGALIGALLLRKLFR; via the coding sequence GTGGCCCGCGACCCGGAGACCATCGAGCGCGAGATCGAGAAGGCGCGTGACGCGCTGGCTTCGACCCTCGACCAGCTCGGCACGAAGGCGAGCCCGAAGCGGCTCGCCGACTCGGCGAAGACCAGTGTGCTCGCGAAGCTGGAAGAGCCGAAGGTGAAGTACCCGCTGATCGGCATCGGCGCGCTGATCGGCGCGCTGTTGCTGCGCAAGCTGTTCCGCTGA
- a CDS encoding flavin-containing monooxygenase, translated as MGKRTETEVVIVGTGFSGLGMAIKLRKEGREDFVVLEKAEEVGGTWRDNTYPGCACDIQSHMYSFSFEQNPDWSRSYSPQPEIWKYMRGVAAKYDLYPYIRFGQEMTGARWDADEQRWHVTTKNGDEFVSRFLTLGVGALHLPQIPRLPGIEKFEGAAFHSAQWDHDVDLRGKRVAVVGTGASAIQFVPRIAKDVERLHLFQRTPPWIMPKPDFAMPGWAKALFAKVPGTQRLYRDALYWMLEARAIGFNGHPGVMKLGQLLAKRNINRGVKDPELRRKVTPDYTMGCKRVLISNDYYPALARDNVDVITDGVTEVREHSVVDGSGVEHEVDAIIYGTGFHVTDAFDDLQITGVDGRNLGKEWSSEGMRTHLGITVSGFPNLFFLLGPNTGLGHNSVVFMIESQISYVAEAMGLVESSGAAALDTREEAQDRFNAEIQEKLEKGIWTQGGCKSWYLDAKGVNRTIWPGFTWRYWLQTRKVDSASYDLVGRTE; from the coding sequence ATGGGCAAGCGGACCGAGACCGAGGTCGTGATCGTCGGTACCGGCTTTTCCGGCCTCGGCATGGCGATCAAGCTGCGCAAAGAGGGCCGCGAAGACTTCGTCGTCCTCGAAAAGGCGGAAGAGGTCGGCGGGACCTGGCGCGACAACACCTATCCCGGGTGCGCCTGCGACATCCAGTCGCACATGTACTCGTTCTCGTTCGAGCAGAACCCGGACTGGTCGAGGTCGTACTCACCGCAGCCCGAGATCTGGAAGTACATGCGCGGTGTCGCCGCGAAGTACGACCTGTACCCCTACATCCGCTTCGGCCAGGAGATGACCGGGGCGCGCTGGGACGCCGACGAGCAGCGCTGGCACGTCACCACGAAGAACGGCGACGAGTTCGTCTCCCGGTTCCTCACCCTCGGCGTCGGCGCGCTGCACCTGCCGCAGATCCCGCGGCTGCCGGGGATCGAGAAGTTCGAAGGGGCCGCCTTCCACTCCGCCCAGTGGGACCACGACGTCGACCTGCGCGGCAAGCGGGTCGCGGTGGTCGGCACCGGGGCCAGCGCGATCCAGTTCGTGCCGCGGATCGCGAAGGACGTCGAGCGGCTGCACCTGTTCCAGCGCACGCCGCCGTGGATCATGCCGAAACCGGACTTCGCGATGCCGGGCTGGGCGAAGGCGCTGTTCGCGAAGGTGCCCGGCACGCAGCGGCTCTACCGCGACGCGCTGTACTGGATGCTCGAAGCGCGGGCGATCGGCTTCAACGGCCACCCCGGCGTGATGAAGCTCGGCCAGCTGCTGGCGAAGCGGAACATCAACCGCGGCGTCAAGGACCCCGAGCTGCGCCGCAAGGTGACGCCCGACTACACCATGGGCTGCAAGCGCGTGCTCATCTCCAACGACTACTACCCGGCGCTGGCGCGCGACAACGTCGACGTGATCACCGACGGCGTCACCGAAGTGCGCGAGCACAGCGTCGTCGACGGCTCCGGGGTGGAGCACGAGGTCGACGCGATCATCTACGGCACCGGGTTCCACGTCACCGACGCCTTCGACGACCTCCAGATCACCGGCGTGGACGGGCGCAACCTCGGCAAGGAGTGGTCGAGCGAGGGGATGCGGACGCACCTCGGCATCACCGTGTCCGGGTTCCCGAACCTGTTCTTCCTGCTCGGGCCGAACACCGGGCTCGGGCACAACTCGGTGGTGTTCATGATCGAGTCGCAGATCTCGTACGTCGCCGAGGCGATGGGGCTCGTCGAGTCCTCCGGCGCGGCCGCGCTCGACACGCGCGAAGAGGCGCAGGACCGGTTCAACGCCGAGATCCAGGAGAAGCTCGAGAAGGGCATCTGGACGCAGGGCGGCTGCAAGAGCTGGTACCTCGACGCGAAGGGCGTCAACCGGACCATCTGGCCGGGCTTCACCTGGCGCTACTGGCTCCAGACCCGCAAGGTCGATTCCGCGTCCTACGACCTGGTCGGCCGCACCGAGTAG